A part of Spirochaetota bacterium genomic DNA contains:
- a CDS encoding response regulator, protein MATILIVDDAKFMRTLVKDALVPRGHEVIGEAENGNQAVELYKKMKPDLVTMDITMREKDGIQAAEEILTLDPKARIIMVTALGQENLLTRAIKIGVKDFVVKPFPPERLQKAAEKALA, encoded by the coding sequence ATGGCTACGATCCTTATTGTTGATGACGCGAAATTCATGAGGACGCTCGTGAAGGACGCCCTGGTGCCAAGGGGACATGAGGTTATAGGCGAGGCGGAAAACGGCAATCAGGCGGTCGAGCTCTATAAAAAGATGAAACCCGATCTGGTTACCATGGACATCACGATGAGGGAAAAGGATGGAATCCAGGCCGCGGAGGAGATCCTGACCCTTGATCCGAAGGCCAGAATTATAATGGTAACGGCGCTGGGCCAGGAAAATCTTCTTACGCGGGCGATAAAGATCGGCGTGAAGGATTTTGTCGTTAAGCCATTTCCTCCCGAAAGACTCCAAAAGGCCGCCGAAAAGGCCCTGGCCTGA